One Vigna unguiculata cultivar IT97K-499-35 chromosome 7, ASM411807v1, whole genome shotgun sequence genomic region harbors:
- the LOC114189924 gene encoding protein ALP1-like, which yields MGSIRGIKKRKKADDRDGQDASATPFDWWQHFSLRISGPLAQSKNIEKFESVFKISRKTFNYICSLVEEDLLARASNFVDLNGKRLSINDQVAVALRRLSSGESLSTIGDSFRMNQSTVSQVTWRFVEAMEERGLHHLSWPSTETEMEEIKGKFENFRGLSNCCGAVDSTHIMMTLPSVDALNSVWLDREKNCSMVLQAIVDPDLRFRDIVTGWPGSMSDEQVLRSSSFFKLGEEGKRLNGGRKVLPEGTVLREYIIGDRGFPLLPWLLTPYEGKGLSNVQVEFNRRVVETQMLAKKALARLKEMWRIIQGVMWKPDKHKLPRIILVCCILHNIVIDMKDEVLNDMSSCHQHDSRYQDQTCEFVDNTANSIREKLSLFLSGKVPSER from the exons ATGGGTTCCATCAGAGGAAtcaagaagaggaagaaggctGATGACAGAGATGGCCAAGATGCCTCTGCCACCCCATTCGATTGGTGGCAACATTTCTCTCTCAGAATTTCAG GACCTTTGGCTCAATCTAAAAATATAGAGAAATTTGAGTCAGTTTTCAAGATCTCAAGGAAGACGTTCAACTACATATGTTCTCTTGTGGAAGAAGACCTGCTGGCCAGAGCCTCaaattttgttgatttaaatGGCAAACGTTTGTCTATAAATGACCAAGTGGCTGTAGCTCTTAGAAGGCTGAGCTCTGGTGAGTCATTGTCAACCATTGGCGACTCATTTCGGATGAACCAGTCGACTGTTTCCCAAGTAACATGGAGGTTTGTGGAAGCAATGGAAGAAAGAGGACTCCACCATCTCAGCTGGCCTTCAACCGAAACCGAAATGGAAGAGATAAAGGGCAAGTTTGAGAACTTCAGGGGCCTTTCTAATTGTTGTGGTGCCGTTGACAGCACACACATAATGATGACTTTGCCCTCTGTGGATGCTTTGAATAGTGTGTGGCTTGATCGTGAGAAGAACTGCAGCATGGTCCTGCAAGCCATTGTGGATCCTGATCTGAGATTCCGTGACATAGTTACTGGATGGCCAGGAAGTATGAGTGATGAGCAAGTGCTGAGAAgttcttcttttttcaaacTTGGTGAAGAAGGGAAAAGGTTGAATGGGGGTAGGAAAGTACTTCCAGAAGGAACAGTTCTCAGGGAATATATCATAGGGGACAGAGGCTTTCCTCTTTTGCCATGGCTTCTTACACCTTACGAAGGTAAAGGACTCTCAAATGTTCAAGTTGAGTTCAATAGAAGGGTTGTTGAAACTCAAATGTTGGCCAAGAAAGCATTGGCTAGGCTGAAGGAGATGTGGAGGATAATCCAAGGTGTGATGTGGAAACCTGACAAGCACAAGTTACCAAGAATTATTCTTGTCTGCTGCATACTGCATAATATAGTTATCGATATGAAGGATGAAGTACTGAATGATATGTCCTCTTGCCACCAGCATGATTCCAGATATCAAGACCAAACCTGTGAATTTGTGGACAACACTGCAAACTCTATCAGAGAGAAGCTATCTCTCTTCCTGTCTGGCAAGGTGCCCAGTGAAAGATGA
- the LOC114191446 gene encoding uncharacterized protein LOC114191446 — protein sequence IGMRMELKNVVKDKKFWMASFIIAWAAALQGHMMWLQRQNSFKEKFGNPQDHPQNPN from the exons attggaATGAGAATGGAATTGAAAAATGTTGTGAAGGACAAGAAATTTTGGATGGCATCTTTCATCATTGCTTGGGCTGCAGCTCTTCAG GGTCACATGATGTGGTTGCAGCGCCAGAAttcattcaaagaaaaattcGGTAACCCCCAAGATCATCCTCAAAACCCTAATTAA